Proteins encoded in a region of the Bacillus marinisedimentorum genome:
- a CDS encoding GNAT family N-acetyltransferase, whose amino-acid sequence MITLEKMSETDFRAFYDFAIDDYAKEKTKAGNYTEEEAQERSKQDFANLLPDGLETENHLLWTITATETHEKAGYLWIFADSSSQTAFIYNIVVFDNFQGKGFGTEALGQLEKVLKERGIKKLELHVFGHNKGAFRLYERLGFGVTNIIMAKSL is encoded by the coding sequence ATGATTACATTAGAAAAAATGAGCGAAACTGATTTCCGGGCGTTTTACGATTTTGCCATTGACGATTACGCCAAAGAAAAAACAAAAGCCGGCAATTACACGGAAGAAGAAGCCCAGGAACGATCCAAACAGGACTTTGCCAATCTGCTGCCGGACGGGCTAGAGACAGAAAACCACCTGCTATGGACGATTACTGCCACAGAAACCCATGAAAAGGCCGGCTACCTCTGGATCTTTGCCGATAGCAGCAGCCAGACGGCTTTCATCTATAATATTGTCGTCTTTGACAACTTTCAGGGAAAAGGCTTCGGCACAGAAGCACTGGGCCAGCTTGAAAAGGTGCTGAAAGAAAGAGGGATCAAAAAATTGGAGCTGCATGTTTTCGGCCATAATAAGGGGGCCTTCCGATTGTATGAAAGGCTCGGTTTTGGCGTAACAAATATCATTATGGCAAAGAGTCTTTGA
- a CDS encoding DUF2179 domain-containing protein translates to MLQAVIIFAVQLLFVPVLTLRMILGVKGMKKEASMMGMLEGFIYVVALGLVFSDLSNYYNMIGYALGFGTGVYIGGMLEEKLAIGYVTIEANIPQKNTALINRLREVGFSVSTSEVEGMNSLRYRLDCTARRDREKEFYRTITEFEPTAFVASYEPRNFKGGYITKAMKKRRELFMKKKKKQKELAGENAYES, encoded by the coding sequence TTTTGACGTTAAGGATGATTCTTGGCGTTAAAGGGATGAAGAAAGAAGCTAGTATGATGGGAATGCTGGAAGGTTTCATTTATGTCGTTGCGTTAGGACTTGTATTCAGCGATTTATCAAACTACTACAACATGATCGGCTATGCGCTTGGCTTCGGCACCGGCGTCTATATAGGCGGCATGCTGGAAGAGAAACTGGCCATCGGTTATGTGACGATAGAAGCAAATATACCACAGAAAAACACTGCGCTGATCAACCGTCTGCGGGAAGTGGGCTTCAGCGTTTCGACAAGCGAAGTGGAAGGGATGAATTCCCTCCGCTACCGGCTCGACTGCACTGCGCGCCGCGACCGGGAAAAAGAGTTTTACCGCACCATCACCGAGTTCGAACCGACCGCTTTCGTCGCCTCCTACGAACCGCGCAACTTCAAAGGCGGTTATATCACCAAGGCGATGAAAAAGCGACGAGAGCTATTCATGAAAAAGAAAAAGAAACAAAAAGAACTCGCCGGCGAAAATGCATACGAGTCATAA
- a CDS encoding DMT family transporter has translation MSDKMKGILLLLLSAFGFAVMSAFVKLSGDLPTIQKTLFRNLVSAVIAFGFVIHYKERLFGKLENQKILLLRSALGTLGVVFYFYAIDELVLSDADMLNKLSPFLLIIFSAIFLKEKAERYQIIAVIIAFLGTLLIIKPEFSWDTIPYLAGVMSAVFAAGAYTVLRVLGAKEMYYTVVFYFSFFSTVVLLPFVIAFYEPMTSQQTIFLLMAGVFATVGQFGITLAYKFAPAREISIFFYTNILFSALLSTVLFGQVPDVLSVIGYTIIFGASFYMFLKNRQGEVRAKGA, from the coding sequence ATGAGTGATAAGATGAAAGGAATTCTGCTTCTGCTGCTGTCGGCCTTCGGATTTGCGGTGATGTCGGCGTTTGTCAAACTGTCGGGGGACCTGCCGACGATACAGAAAACGCTGTTTCGCAACCTCGTGTCAGCGGTCATTGCCTTCGGGTTTGTCATCCATTACAAGGAGAGGCTGTTCGGGAAATTGGAAAATCAGAAAATCCTGCTGCTCCGCTCAGCGCTCGGAACGCTCGGTGTCGTATTTTATTTCTATGCCATTGATGAACTGGTGTTATCCGATGCTGACATGCTGAATAAACTGAGTCCGTTTTTGCTGATCATTTTTTCGGCGATCTTCTTGAAAGAAAAAGCGGAGCGGTACCAGATTATTGCGGTGATAATAGCGTTTTTGGGGACGCTCCTGATTATTAAGCCGGAGTTTTCCTGGGATACGATTCCGTATCTTGCCGGAGTGATGTCGGCGGTTTTTGCAGCCGGTGCCTACACGGTGCTGCGGGTGCTGGGAGCAAAGGAAATGTACTATACGGTCGTGTTTTACTTTTCGTTTTTCTCGACCGTCGTGCTGCTTCCGTTTGTGATTGCATTTTATGAACCGATGACATCCCAGCAGACGATCTTCCTGCTCATGGCCGGCGTGTTTGCAACGGTCGGGCAGTTCGGGATTACGCTTGCTTATAAGTTTGCTCCTGCACGTGAGATTTCAATATTCTTTTACACGAATATCCTGTTTTCAGCGCTCCTGAGCACGGTCCTGTTCGGACAGGTGCCGGATGTGTTGAGTGTCATCGGATATACGATCATATTCGGGGCTTCCTTTTATATGTTTTTGAAAAATCGGCAGGGGGAAGTGAGGGCGAAAGGTGCCTGA
- a CDS encoding peptide ABC transporter substrate-binding protein, which translates to MKIIQLLTLFLIIPMLAACTTGQEPKENLPEIYTLALDSFMNLDEALNDGMEFIAIDMGSLDHLSKEGKQEVAEFFEETYQVEVKDATFEELKEQGLFDPETMALKGVLLKVEEVNFTLTNDAVINGSKFRSGTGAIDVESKIHFKGGKWQVKESKITAIS; encoded by the coding sequence GTGAAAATCATCCAACTGTTGACCTTATTTTTAATCATCCCAATGCTGGCAGCCTGCACTACCGGGCAGGAGCCCAAGGAAAACCTGCCGGAAATCTATACACTTGCGCTTGATTCTTTCATGAACCTGGATGAAGCCTTGAACGATGGGATGGAATTCATCGCGATTGATATGGGCAGCCTCGATCATTTAAGCAAAGAAGGCAAGCAAGAAGTGGCGGAATTTTTCGAGGAAACGTATCAAGTTGAGGTGAAGGATGCCACATTTGAAGAACTGAAGGAGCAAGGGCTGTTTGACCCGGAAACGATGGCCTTAAAAGGCGTACTCCTTAAAGTGGAAGAAGTGAATTTCACCCTCACAAATGATGCCGTCATAAACGGCTCCAAGTTCAGATCAGGTACGGGAGCCATTGACGTTGAAAGCAAGATTCATTTTAAAGGCGGCAAGTGGCAGGTCAAAGAATCAAAAATCACTGCAATCAGTTAA
- a CDS encoding Zn-dependent hydrolase: MDMEWSTQDFYRSLVNEYDKKFDRSGVKGERLAARLAQLAEIGLTADGGVNRIAFSPEERRAKELVKKWMQEAGLSVSEDGAGNVIGRIEGKEDKETVIMSGSHVDSVPNGGHFDGPLGVLAALEVAEAWKSEGYEPLKSYEAVIFTDEEGARFNGGLTGSRAMTGEFDLAKQMKMKDVEGTPFEAVAASAGLDPQGFEKARRNLGNVAAFIEVHIEQGKRLEKEDLPVGVVTGIAGPCWLEVEFSGEAGHAGNTPMDQRHDALTAVSEFILQVESLPPESSSTAVATVGKLQVEPNGVNVIPGKVRLSVDVRDIEEKTRDELVGLITGKAEEIAGKRKVKAAINETLTVQPVPVTEELQTAASKSVEEALSIRPFHLPSGAGHDAMIMGRYVPMAMLFTRSKAGISHNPAEWSSLSDCIAAVHVLKRLVERLMEE, translated from the coding sequence ATGGACATGGAATGGTCTACGCAAGACTTTTACAGAAGCCTGGTGAACGAATATGATAAGAAGTTCGACCGGTCAGGTGTGAAAGGCGAGCGCCTGGCTGCACGATTGGCTCAACTCGCTGAAATCGGCCTGACAGCAGATGGCGGTGTGAACCGGATCGCTTTTTCGCCGGAAGAGCGCCGGGCAAAAGAGCTCGTAAAGAAGTGGATGCAGGAAGCGGGGCTGTCTGTTTCTGAAGACGGGGCCGGCAATGTGATCGGCAGGATCGAGGGAAAAGAAGACAAAGAGACAGTGATCATGTCGGGCTCTCATGTCGACAGTGTGCCGAACGGCGGCCACTTTGACGGCCCGCTTGGCGTGCTGGCGGCACTTGAAGTGGCAGAAGCATGGAAGAGTGAAGGCTATGAACCATTGAAGTCATACGAAGCTGTTATCTTCACCGATGAGGAAGGAGCCCGTTTCAATGGCGGCTTGACGGGCAGCCGGGCGATGACAGGGGAATTCGATCTGGCGAAGCAGATGAAGATGAAAGATGTTGAGGGAACCCCGTTTGAGGCAGTAGCTGCGTCTGCGGGATTGGATCCGCAAGGCTTTGAGAAAGCGAGAAGGAATCTGGGAAACGTCGCGGCTTTTATAGAAGTACATATTGAACAGGGGAAGCGGCTTGAAAAAGAGGATCTCCCGGTCGGCGTCGTAACGGGGATTGCAGGTCCATGCTGGCTAGAAGTCGAATTTTCCGGTGAAGCGGGTCATGCGGGGAATACACCGATGGACCAGAGGCATGATGCACTGACGGCGGTAAGCGAGTTCATTTTGCAAGTGGAGTCGTTGCCGCCGGAGTCCAGCAGTACTGCTGTAGCAACAGTAGGGAAATTGCAGGTGGAACCGAACGGTGTGAACGTCATCCCGGGTAAGGTCCGGCTGAGCGTGGATGTACGGGATATTGAAGAGAAGACGAGGGATGAACTTGTTGGACTTATCACCGGGAAAGCAGAGGAAATCGCCGGGAAGCGGAAAGTTAAGGCTGCCATTAACGAAACGCTGACTGTGCAGCCGGTCCCGGTAACGGAGGAATTGCAGACTGCGGCTTCCAAATCTGTAGAAGAGGCGCTGTCAATCCGGCCTTTTCATCTGCCGAGCGGTGCGGGACATGATGCGATGATTATGGGGAGGTACGTGCCGATGGCAATGTTATTTACCCGCAGCAAAGCTGGAATCAGCCATAACCCGGCCGAGTGGTCTTCGTTGAGTGACTGTATTGCGGCAGTTCATGTTTTAAAGCGGCTGGTAGAGAGACTGATGGAGGAATAA
- a CDS encoding sodium:solute symporter family protein gives MQDWMIVSLITFGYLAFVLYIGVRARSKESSSSLEGYMADGRNIGLFILFFIMGAEIFSAFAFLGGPGWTYSKGAPGLYILGYLGLGLIPWWVLGPKTARLGKKYGYITQAELVSDRFKSKSLSGLMAIVSVGAFIPYLTTQIKGAGFLFEASTGGNIPFWLGALLAFGVMAVYVFVSGLRGIGWTNVVQGLLMVAVAWIIGLAVPYKFYGGVSEMFQNIAAQAPEYLTIPGNGATMGWGAFSSAIVVSVIGLTMWPHLFSKSYGADSEKTMKRTIILYPLYGYLLVPIFFVGFAGILVFQDSPLEQADTVLIELVNRAEFPPFLIGILLSGALAAAMSTGANLAHTAASVIVKDFYVKLFNPTVSEKQLVMYTKLSVLGIAAISYAFALLNPASLVQLLLVSYGAVVQFFPLIVALFWWKRATTAGAYAGLISGTLVTVFYSFFAAPPLGIHAGIYGLIANSILLAGVSLMTKQMDEEHVNRFVEDSKIPLDDIKPVSVPKDDIAL, from the coding sequence ATGCAGGATTGGATGATCGTTTCGTTAATTACATTTGGGTACCTTGCATTCGTCCTTTATATCGGCGTAAGGGCAAGGAGCAAAGAGTCCTCTTCCAGCCTTGAAGGATATATGGCGGATGGGCGCAATATCGGTCTTTTTATATTATTTTTCATTATGGGTGCGGAAATCTTCAGTGCATTCGCCTTCCTTGGTGGACCTGGATGGACCTATTCCAAAGGGGCGCCGGGCCTGTACATTCTCGGTTATCTAGGCCTCGGCCTGATTCCATGGTGGGTGCTCGGGCCTAAAACCGCCCGGCTCGGAAAAAAATACGGGTACATCACGCAGGCTGAACTGGTGTCGGACCGGTTTAAAAGCAAGTCGCTGTCCGGATTGATGGCCATCGTCAGTGTCGGTGCGTTCATCCCTTATTTGACGACCCAGATCAAAGGTGCCGGGTTCCTGTTTGAGGCGTCAACCGGCGGAAACATTCCGTTCTGGCTCGGCGCTTTGCTGGCCTTCGGTGTCATGGCGGTGTACGTGTTTGTCAGCGGGCTCCGCGGCATCGGCTGGACAAACGTTGTCCAGGGGCTCTTGATGGTGGCGGTGGCATGGATCATCGGTCTTGCTGTTCCGTATAAGTTTTACGGCGGTGTATCTGAGATGTTCCAGAATATCGCAGCACAGGCTCCCGAGTATTTGACCATTCCGGGTAACGGCGCGACGATGGGATGGGGTGCGTTTTCCAGTGCGATTGTTGTCAGTGTCATCGGTCTCACAATGTGGCCGCATCTGTTCAGTAAATCGTACGGTGCCGACAGTGAAAAAACGATGAAAAGGACCATCATTCTTTATCCGCTATACGGATACTTGCTCGTGCCGATTTTCTTTGTAGGCTTTGCCGGCATCCTCGTTTTCCAGGACAGCCCGCTGGAACAGGCGGACACCGTTTTGATCGAGCTTGTGAATCGCGCGGAATTCCCGCCGTTTCTCATCGGGATCTTGCTGTCAGGGGCGCTCGCTGCAGCCATGTCGACAGGGGCTAACCTCGCTCACACGGCTGCATCTGTAATCGTTAAGGACTTTTATGTAAAATTGTTCAATCCAACGGTTTCTGAAAAACAGCTTGTTATGTATACAAAGTTATCAGTGCTTGGGATTGCGGCAATTTCGTATGCTTTTGCACTGCTGAATCCGGCATCGCTCGTTCAGCTTCTGCTCGTTTCTTATGGAGCGGTTGTGCAGTTTTTCCCTCTGATTGTGGCGCTGTTCTGGTGGAAACGGGCCACCACCGCAGGTGCCTATGCGGGATTGATCAGCGGAACGCTGGTGACGGTCTTTTACTCGTTTTTTGCCGCGCCGCCCCTCGGAATCCATGCCGGCATTTACGGCTTGATCGCCAACTCGATCTTGCTTGCCGGCGTCAGCTTGATGACGAAACAAATGGATGAAGAGCATGTAAACCGGTTTGTGGAAGACTCGAAAATTCCGCTTGATGATATTAAGCCGGTTTCTGTGCCGAAGGATGATATTGCTTTGTAA